From Pseudomonas sp. AN-1:
TGCCGACCTTCCCCCTCGACCCGCGGGTGCCGCGCCGCCTGGCCTGGGACCTGAAGACCAAGTGGATGCCGGGCATCTACTTCGACCTGATGCTCAAGGGCCACGAATGGCTGGCCGAACCCAGGCACCTGGACTTCGAGCCGCGCCCGGTGGAATCGCCGGCGGCCTGTGATTTCACCCAGGAGAAGAAGTGATGAAAGAGCGGCTCGCCCGCTTCCTGCCGTGCCTGCAGTGGGCACGGCAGTACGACCGCGACGCTGCCGGCAAGGATTTCCTGGCCGCGGCGATCGTCACCCTGATGCTGATCCCGCAGAGCCTGGCCTACGCCATGCTCGCCGGCCTGCCGCCGATCAACGGCCTGTACGCCAGCATCCTGCCGCTGATCGCCTACGCCCTGTTCGGCACCAGCCGTACCCTGGCGGTCGGCCCGGTGGCGGTGGTCTCGCTGATGACCGCCGCCGCCCTCGGCCCGCTGTTCGCCAGCGGCAGCGCCGAATACGCCGGTGCCGCCCTGCTGCTGGCCCTGCTCTCCGGCGCCCTGCTGCTGGCCATGGCGGTGCTGCGCCTGGGCTTTCTCGCCAACTTCCTCAGCCACCCCGTGATCTCCGGCTTCATCAGCGCCTCGGGCCTGCTCATCGCCCTCGGCCAGCTCAAGCACATCCTCGGCATCCGGGCTGCCGGCGAGCACGCCCCGCAACTGCTGCTCGACCTGCTCGCCAACCTGCCGGATACCCACCTGCCGACCCTGGCCATCGGCGCCAGCGCGCTGGCCTTCCTGTTCCTGGTCCGCAGCAGGCTCAGTCCCTGGCTGCAGGCGCTCGGCTTCACCCCGCGCGTGGCCGGCAGCCTGGCCAAGACCGGGCCGGTGCTCGCCCTGCTCGCCTCGATACTGGCCGTCAGCCTGCTCGACCTGGCCGAAGCCGGCGTGCGCGTGGTCGGCGCCGTGCCCAGCGGTCTGCCGGCGTTCAGCCTGCCGACCCTGGACCTGGCGCTGGCCACCCAGCTGCTGCCGGCCGCCCTGCTGATCAGCCTGGTCGGCTTCGTCGAGTCGGTCTCGGTGGCGCAGACCCTGGCCGCCAAGCGCCGCCAGCGCATC
This genomic window contains:
- a CDS encoding sulfate permease yields the protein MKERLARFLPCLQWARQYDRDAAGKDFLAAAIVTLMLIPQSLAYAMLAGLPPINGLYASILPLIAYALFGTSRTLAVGPVAVVSLMTAAALGPLFASGSAEYAGAALLLALLSGALLLAMAVLRLGFLANFLSHPVISGFISASGLLIALGQLKHILGIRAAGEHAPQLLLDLLANLPDTHLPTLAIGASALAFLFLVRSRLSPWLQALGFTPRVAGSLAKTGPVLALLASILAVSLLDLAEAGVRVVGAVPSGLPAFSLPTLDLALATQLLPAALLISLVGFVESVSVAQTLAAKRRQRIEPNQELVALGASNVAAALSGGFPVTGGFARSVVNFDAGAQTPLAGALTAVGIAVTVLFFTPLFHNLPQAVLAATIIVAVLSLVDLGALKRTWRYSRQDAAAMAATMLGVLLVGVEAGILIGVGLSLLLFLWRTSQPHIAVVGQLPGSEHFRNIERFAVVESPKVLSVRVDESLYFPNARYLEDRIAELVTRRPAAEHLVLMCPGVNLIDASALESLEAISARLHAAGIQLHLSEVKGPVMDRLSQTDFLAHFGGRVFISQFEALAELDPQTTRRAIGQRRNGLPFVHPQLQESDSEKRP